Part of the Bacillota bacterium genome, TGAAGGACTTCCACTTGTCGGGCACTTCGTCCTCGGGGAAGATGGCCTCGACAGGGCAGGCCGGCTCGCAGGCGCCGCAGTCGATGCACTCGTCCGGGTTGATGTAGAGCTGCTGCACCTCGGCGTACTGTCCCTCGGACTTGCCGGGGTGGATGCAGTCGACCGGACAGACCTCGACGCACGCGGTGTCCTTGGTGTCGATGCAGGGTTCGGCGATCACAAACGCCATCGACGATCTCTCCTCCCGTCGCTACGACATT contains:
- a CDS encoding ferredoxin family protein, whose product is MAFVIAEPCIDTKDTACVEVCPVDCIHPGKSEGQYAEVQQLYINPDECIDCGACEPACPVEAIFPEDEVPDKWKSFTEKNADWYKLSAEEFEAKWGSPGRKE